A genomic segment from Panulirus ornatus isolate Po-2019 chromosome 7, ASM3632096v1, whole genome shotgun sequence encodes:
- the LOC139749584 gene encoding uncharacterized protein, translated as MMKLVTLITLAILAVGFVCVTRGEVEDFSDWPPEVLALVTRNRQTDVGQDASNTTSVSEKGVEKGMMLRKYMKIHFAREHRRDRREKRHLRKVEEMRRKEAEWKEQKKLKRLQRDKARRDKWRREDKEAKESAERRAVLRKALHPNSDSQVVEQYDENMRKTIDYLMGYSPDMPTFTESNPTHEPDERPVPTQGHEPDERPVPQGHEPDECPVPPQGHEPDECPVPPQGHEPDECPVPPQGHEPDECPVPPQGHEPDERPVPPQSSGEIQDPQSSLRQELEELRKHVYERDMEHDRKMKELESFFHQSFENCREEMEKSFLQKHEALLKENENLRQTNEELRGHIVTIGQNMETRFQELEKSHRQKHEALLKENENLRQTNEELRGHIVTIGQNMETRFQELEEFFRQKHEALLKENENLRQTNEELRGHVVTIEQNMETRFQELEKSHRQKHEALLNENENLRQTNEERRGHIVTIGQNMETRFQELEESLRQKHEALLKENQNLRQTNEELRGHIVTIGQIMDTRFQELEKSQTLENQKTREQNEKHFVQLSQQLSQQQLNKHAENNDVETDGDDINDELVKFLSV; from the coding sequence ATGATGAAATTAGTCACACTTATAACACTTGCTATTCTAGCGGTGGGCTTCGTGTGTGTAACGCGCGGGGAGGTGGAGGACTTTTCGGACTGGCCGCCAGAGGTCTTAGCTCTCGTCACCCGCAATCGTCAAACTGACGTGGGGCAGGACGCTTCCAACACAACCTCCGTGTCTGAGAAGGGCGTGGAGAAGGGAATGATGTTGAGAAAGTATATGAAAATCCACTTCGCCAGGGAACACCGGCGAGATCGGCGCGAGAAACGTCACCTCCGCAAagtggaggagatgaggagaaAAGAAGCCGAATGGAAGGAGCAAAAGAAGCTAAAGAGACTGCAACGGGATAAGGCAAGGAGAGACAAGTGGCGGAGGGAAGACAAGGAAGCCAAGGAATCGGCCGAACGTCGTGCAGTTTTGAGGAAAGCCCTTCACCCCAACTCCGATTCTCAAGTTGTCGAACAATAtgatgaaaatatgagaaaaaccaTCGACTATCTCATGGGTTACTCCCCCGACATgcccacattcactgagagtaATCCAACCCATGAGCCAGACGAGCGTCCAGTACCTACTCAGGGCCATGAGCCAGACGAGCGTCCAGTACCTCAGGGCCATGAGCCAGACGAGTGTCCAGTACCTCCTCAGGGCCATGAGCCAGACGAGTGTCCAGTACCTCCTCAGGGCCATGAGCCAGACGAGTGTCCAGTACCTCCTCAGGGCCATGAGCCAGACGAGTGTCCAGTACCTCCTCAGGGCCATGAGCCAGACGAGCGTCCAGTACCTCCTCAGTCTTCAGGAGAAATACAAGATCCGCAGAGCTCCTTACGTCAAGAGCTCGAGGAACTTCGCAAACATGTTTACGAGAGGGACATGGAGCACGACAGGAAAATGAAGGAGTTAGAGAGTTTCTTTCATCAGAGCTTTGAAAACTGCCGTGAGGAAATGGAGAAGTCCTTCCTTCAGAAGCATGAGGCCCTTCTAAAAGAGAACGAGAACCTCCGACAGACGAACGAGGAACTTCGTGGCCATATTGTTACAATAGGGCAAAATATGGAGACCCGTTTCCAGGAGTTGGAGAAGTCCCACCGTCAGAAGCATGAGGCCCTTCTAAAAGAGAACGAGAACCTCCGACAGACGAACGAGGAACTTCGTGGCCATATTGTTACAATAGGGCAAAATATGGAGACCCGTTTCCAGGAGTTGGAGGAGTTCTTCCGTCAGAAGCATGAGGCCCTTCTAAAAGAGAACGAGAACCTCCGACAGACGAACGAGGAACTTCGTGGCCATGTTGTCACAATAGAGCAAAATATGGAGACCCGTTTCCAGGAGTTGGAGAAGTCCCACCGTCAGAAGCATGAGGCCCTTCTAAATGAGAACGAGAACCTCCGACAGACGAACGAGGAACGTCGTGGCCATATTGTCACAATAGGGCAAAATATGGAGACCCGTTTCCAGGAGTTGGAGGAGTCCCTCCGTCAGAAGCATGAGGCCCTTCTAAAAGAGAACCAGAACCTCCGACAGACGAACGAGGAACTTCGTGGCCATATTGTTACAATAGGGCAAATTATGGACACCCGTTTCCAGGAGTTGGAGAAGTCCCAGACACTAGAGAACCAGAAGACTCGAGAGCAGAATGAGAAACATTTTGTCCAACTCAGTCAGCAACTCAGTCAGCAGCAACTCAATAAACATGCTGAAAACAATGACGTGGAGACAGATGGGGACGATATTAATGATGAACTTGTAAAGTTCTTGTCAGTCTAG